The nucleotide window TACAGCCGTGCAGCTTGAGTGTGTTGCCATCGACGGCCGGTGCCACATCGTCGGCGTAGTTGGCGGTCACCATCAAGGTATAGGCATATTGCGTGTTATCGATCACCAGCTCAGGAGCATCAGGATCAAACGGCGTCGCCGTGAGGGTTTGCAGGCCCACATTACTTGAGGAAGTGCTGGTGGAAAGAATGCTGTTGGTGGTTGCGGTCGTCAGATCCAGCTGGCGCAGTGTAACGGGATAGAAATTACTGTCCGCCGTGGTGCCATACAGCGCATCATCCACAAGGCATGAGAGTTCGGTCACGGTGGCCCCTTGGGGTAAATGCACGGGGGTGGTCAAGCTACAGCTGGCGGACTTCGCCCAGAAAAGGTCAAAGTAAACGTAATTCAAAATCCGCAGTTCCTGGCATGCCGACGAACTACTGTTGCTGCTGGTCCATTCAGAAAACGCGAATGCCGAAAATGACACCGCACCATCAACCACCTTCGCTTCCAGATCGGTAATCCGCTGATGGTTATCATCCACCGCCGATTTCACCGAATCGAAATTGCCATTCACTTCTTCCGCCAGGGCCGGCGTGTTCGGCACAAAGGTAGTGAGCCCGGTCACGTCCGACGCCATCAGCGGCGTGGAAAGTGAGCCCACCAGCAGCACCAGCCCACCGTTAAACCATCGTGTAATCCTTGTGGTATTCATTGCCATTCCACCTCATTCCAGTTGCTGCTATTCCATTCCGTTTTCGTGCTGCTGTCCGGTGCGTTCAATGACGCAGGCGGCGGTGGATTCGAACTGGACGAACCGCCGCAGCCACTAAGCAAAAATAGACAGGTGCACAGCACGCCGACCAAACCGGCGCGTTTGTGTTGAGATGGTTTCATGATGCCCCCGTGGGTTTCCTTGGCGTGCGTTATTGCCTTTTCTCACCGTAAAGGGGTGAGTGAAGGCTCGCCAACGAGGGGGTCACAGTTTCAACAGGAAGGAGACAGTGTGCAGGGTAGAAGGTAGAGGGAAGAGGAAGAAGGTAGAGGGCAGAGAAGAGGCTCAAACGGTGAGCAGCAACGCCCGCTCCCACATCCAGAAAATCGCCAGCGAACCGATGGCATACACCGCGACCGTTTGCAGATGCTGTGCCTGGCGTTGCATCAGCATATGGATCAGCAACACCGCGGCCACGGCCAGCAGCTGGGCCAGCTCCAGGCCCAGGTTGAAGCCCAGCAGCGTCACGATCAGATCGGCCCCTTGCAGCCCCTGGGCATTGAGCACATTGGCAAAACCAAGACCGTGCAATAACCCAAACAGGAGCGGCGCCGCCATCACCACTGCCGTGCCGGTACGCCGCGCAGCCGGACGGCTCAACTGTACCGCCATAAACAACAGGCTGGCCGCGATGGCCAGTTCTGCCATTGTAACGGGTACTGTCAGCAGCCCAGTGGTGGCCAGCGCCAGAGTCAGGCTGTGTCCCAGGGTAAAGCTGGTGATGGCGATCAGCAGCGGTTTGCCCCGGCGCAGCCACAGGGTCAGGCCGATAATAAACAGCAGGTGATCCCAGCCGGCCAACAGATGAACCACGCCAGACAGCGTGGCGCCCGCTAGTACGTCAACATTCTGGGGGGAGTGGCGCAATGCAAGCGAGGGCGACTGGGCGGTGAGCAAGCGGCTGTGCGACAGCCCATCGCGGTTATAAAGCTGAGCCACGGCCTGATAATCTCCCAGTCCATCAAGGCGGATTTCAGTGGGGACGGAGGTGCAACGCAGCCGCCACACTGACCAGTGAGCACGTTCCTCTCGCCACCTTCGCCCCGGCGTCACCTGGCATGCCTCAGGAAAGATGGGCACCGGTGTTTGCGCCTGTGGCACACCGGATTTCAGGCTGACTTGAAACGTGTCTGGGGCAGTCTGTTCCGCCTTGAGCAGCATCGGCACCAGGCCGTGGGCGGTCGCCGTGCTGGTCAGTGCGCAAAGCAGAAATATCGCCAACAGGCTGCGCCGCATGGGTTAGTCCTCCCAGCTCACACGGTACTGTTGGCGCAACGCGGCCAGACCCCGTTGCAGGGCAGCGTGCTCCTGCGCCGCGTGCCAGGCCAGATAGGCCTTGTCCCGGTCCACCGGTATCTGCTGGGTTTGCCGTTGTTCGATCCAGACCAGATGCTCGCCAAACACACTGCTCACCGGCCCGGCCCATTGCCGAGTGGGCAATGCCTCCAGCTGCTTCACGAAACCGGGCCCGAAGGCCTTGGCCAGTGATCGGTCCGTGGCGTGCGTAAAAATATTGCCGGCCAGAAACGGCTCGGAATGGCGCGCTGCCGCCTCGGGCGCAATGTCGGACAGTGCCCGTAATTGTGATTCGGCCGAGGGCCCTGTACGCAGCACATGGGAAAGGTGCCAGCGGCGCGCGGTGGTCTCGGCGGAGGCGGCATAGCGAGCCAGTTGCTCATCGCTGGGGACGACCTCTGCCTCGCTGCGCAGCGTGGCCTGCATGCGTAGCAGCAGTCGTTTTCTTACCACTGGATCCAGCAAGGGCATGCCTAGTGCCTTGGCGGTGGCCAGCAGGTCGGCGTCGTCATCGTGACCATGTTCGGTGAACGCCAGATTGTCGCGCAGCCGCCGCCGCACGATGGGATCGGTACGGTCCCAGCCCCGCGCCAGAGCTTCTTCAATCAGGATGCGTTCGTCCACCGTGGCCTGCAGCGAGGCCGCAAACTCTTCCGGCGTCAGCGGTCGGCCCAGCTGTTGGCGCCACTCGGTTTTCAGCGTGTCGATGTCGGCAGCGCTAAAGTGAATCTCCCTTCGCACGGGCGCGGTATCTTCCGCGATCCCGCCGTAGACAAAAAACGCCAGGCTGCCAATCAGCACGCAGTGCAGCAGAGGCTGTCGCAACACGTTTCTTGTGATCACTGTTTGTACCAGATCGGTGATGCCCAGGCGCGCTCCTGAAGTCGAGTCGGCGTGTTGCCGTTTTCAATTTCGCAGCAGGCCGCCCACTCTTCCTGGGGATCGCTGCAATCCAGATCGGCAGGGGCATTCAGGCACTGCCGGGTGAGCCAGCGGCAAGTAGGCGCTTCCACCACGCGGGCATAATAGAAGGCACTCTGGTCTGCCTGAAAATCCGGGTCGTCCCACACCGCGCACATCTGCCGCGGGCCGTCCCCGGATACCTGGCAGGTGTCATCATCCAGCGACCAGTCACTGTTGCCGGTGGCAATGTCATACACCTGCTCGCGGGCCTGAGACTGACCGTTGGCATCTTTCTCAATCCAGCCTTTCACGATTTGCACCCGCTCCAGCGGCACACTCACCGAGCGATCATTTTCCCGCGGGAACGTATCGGCGGTGGCCCACACCGCAAAACGTGGCGTGCCCTGACCGGCATGCAGCTCGCCGCCCATGGGTACCCCGGCTGCATAACCGGTTTCCACAAAGGCGCGCCCGCCACGCTGGCACAGATCCTCCGGCAACAGTTCGGTGCTGCCACCAAATACCCGCAGCTGCATGCGTGGGCCGCTGGTGCCGTAGGTTTCCTTGCGTTGCATGGCGGCAAACAACGACTCACGGGTATTCTCTTCCGCCCACACCACGGCCAGGCCACCGGGGTTATTGAAGTAGTCATCCTTCACCCCTTGCGCCGGAGGCACATCCCGGTGACCGACAAAATTGTCTTCGTCCACCGCACCCGGCAAACCGAAGTGACTGTCGGTGCTGGCAATGAACCCGTACTGGAACGGGTTCGCCCCTTTGCTCTCTTCAATCAGCAGGCCTTCCTTCAAACCGTGGCGCACATAGTTAAGATGTTCCGGTGCGGCGGGAATCGGGTTAACGCCCAGGAAAAATTCAAAAAAGTTAGTGGCGGGCAGCTTTTCGAAATCACAGAGGGGGTCATTCGGGCTGCCGTTCTCTGCCTGCACACACTCGGAATCCCCCTTCACCTGAAAGATTTCAATCAGCGGTTCGGCGCGGCGCTTGTCGGCGATGTCGTAGCCATCCTCATCCGGCCCGGCAAACATGCGCCCGTTACTCAGATTGGAGTTGTGGGGGATGGTCAGGTAATCGCAATCACCGGTGCAGGCCTCATCCAGTTGTTGCCACAAGAGGGAGGGGTCCGGGGCCTCATACACACTCACCGGCGCCTCGGGTACTTCATCGCCCACGAAGATCACATTGCGGTGCATGTTGTCGCTCATGGGCGACATGGTGTACTCGTAACCATTGAATGCGGTGAAACACCCCGGCTGATTAAAACGCTCTGCCTGCAGCTGGATATCCAGCCACGGCCCCCGTGCTGCCGCCCGGCACTTTTCTCCGGTCACGCCACAGAACAGCGGGCGATGCACTTCGTTGTCGGTGAGTAGCAGTGGCTCTTCAAGGCTGAGGTTGGGAAACTGCACCAACTGACCAAACCCGGCCCAGCCGCCGCCAAACAACAGAAAGCCCAGCTCCCGGTCCTGCCGATAGGTCTGACACTCCGGCGAGGCATACGCCACCGGATCCAGAGCCGGGTCTTCACACAACTGCCGTTCCCCCAGCCACTCGCCATGGTCGGTAATGGCGGCAAAATCCAGTGGCCGGTCAATCTGGTAGGGCGGAATCAGGGAATTGCCCGCCGCATCATAGGGCGGCGCGGCCACCGGCTGCCCCAGCGCAAACTGGTACGCCCCTTCCGGCGTCAGCTGCGCCGCCACCGCATCCAGGGAATACACCGTATGCAGATGCAGTTCACCAAAGTAGGCATTGCGCAGCGGGTTCGGCGGCGTGCGGTCACAGGTCAGCACTTCCGGCGGAGGCGGTGCAGGTGTCTGCGGCTGGTTGGGCGTGGGGCGGGTGTCGGCCGCGGCCGTGGAGGGGGCAGCCCCGTCACTGCTGTCACCGCCACAGGCGGCCAGCAACAAACAACCCAGGAGTGTTGGCAGTACAGCTTTCATGGCAAGTCCCGTCAATCATCAGCACGCCCGGCGTACCGATCAAAAGCATCGCCCACAAACGCGGCGATTCATCCAAACCCGACCACCCGCACACATAGGGTGATCTTGAGCCGCCTTGACAGCTTTCTCGCTCACGCGAAACGTTAGTGGCGGTAACCCCTAAACGTAGGGGATCGGCAGGCTCAGGTCAGATTCGTTGAGTAGGGGCTTTGTCACGCTTTGTGCACTTTGGTGCCAGCTTGGAAACAGCCACGCTGTGATGGCTGGCTGGAGAAGAGAACGAATTTAAGGCTTTAGCCAAGAAAAGCATGCTTACAAATAAGCATGGATCTGGCGTGCCTCTGAAGGTGGGAGAAGTGAAGAGTCATTGATACTGGCGAACTGAAAGTAAAGCGAGATCAACAGGCGCCAGTATTTGCAATGCTATGGCTATATGAAACTCAAGCTTCAGGCTCAATTTGTTCCTGTCCACAACCACTTCTTAACCACATCATAATTCCCGAGCACTACCTGCTGCGCCTCCGGGCCACGATGATCATGATCATCAAGCCGCAGGAGCTGAACAATGTAATTCGCCATGGCCGCTCGGCAAGGTATCGCCAATGCGCCTCGCGTCATCCCGTAATCCCGGGCAATGACTTTCTGTTGCGCATCAGACAAGCGTGGATCTGGTACCACCTTCAAGGTCAGTGACTTCTGCCAGGCTTTATCCTGGTCTGCGCCCTGTTCTCCCGGCAGGGTGATCTCAGGCTTGTCCATGATCCGGCTGAGAACGAAATCCCGATAATCACTGTTCTTTTCACACCAGGCTCTCACGTGCCAGCGCATGCCGTTATGCACCACGGTATGAGGCTGAATTACCCGGTATTCCGGCTCGGGATTGTTCAGGGAGGTGTATTCAATCTCCACCCGCAATCCTTCCCGGCAGGCCTGCAAGATGGGGCGTAACACTGCCGGGCGTAGGTCTCGTGAAGGTGGCAGCAATACCTCGGTATTCAGCTCGCGTACGTCCAGTGCCTCGAAGGCGCAGCTCAGATCTTCCCGGGAATGCATCATCTGCAGATACTCATCGGCCTTGCCGCGAGTGAATACCGGCTTGAACGCTTTGGCTGGCTTATAGCCTTTGAGTGAAAGGTCATACTCCAGATTGCCCGGCGCATACTCATTCAGATAGAGATTGATATCTTTGCTGGCCTGCTGGCGCCCAATGCCGAAGGCGCGCACCAGATGATTGGTGGTCAGTCGTCCTTCCCACAGGGCAATGACCTCAATCAGCCGGTACCGCAATAACAAATCCCAACGCAGCGGCCAGTCAGCCGCATTCTTCCCCGCTGTACGCGCCATGTTGTGCTCCAAAAAGCGACACATGCCGAAAGGCGACATGTTCATGTAGTCAGTATTGGCATGACGATAGTAAATGCATAATGTGGGGCTGTCATCAAGGGTTTGATGAGACCGCAGCAGGGATGCTGCACATTCAGGAAAAAAGGAAGTCGCAGGTTATGGCGAGTTGTTCACGATGCGGGATGGCAGGTGATAAAGAGCGCACCCACAGCAAGGGGCTCAGCCTGGTCACGATCCCCTATAAAGAAGGGCAGGGTGCAGGGCGTATTCTGGTCTACTGCCGGGACTGCTGGACAGAAATGGCAGAGCTCGTCGCCGAAGTCATTCCGATGGAAATGGTCAGCCCCGGCGTGCTTCTGGATCTCTATCGCACCGGCAAAACCACCTCCGACCCCTTTTCCGCCTGCGAGCTGTTGTTTGGCCGTGCGGAACCGGAGCTGGTGCGCGAAGCGCAAGTCCTGATTAGCCGGAACGGCCGCTAGTGGGAGTCAACATGAAAGACCTGCGCACCTATCTCCCGCTAGTTGTACTGTGGGCCAAAAAGCACCATGACCATATCCAGGAGCACGGCACTGAGCTCAACGAAGAAGGCATGGAAATGGCCAGAAGCGTGGGCGTAGCAGAGCCAGAACGCATCCGCATCATGCTGGTGGACGAGATCCCCTTCCAGGAAGACCCGGTGGTCTACAGCCTGGCAAAGAGCGTCGGCATGCTCAGCGGTCAGGTCACGGGCATCACATTCGGCCACTCCATCTATATCGTCAAAGGCTGCCAGTCCGCCCGGCTCTACAGCCACGAATTCCGCCACGTCCACCAATACGAAGTGCTCGGCTCCATTGGTGCCTTCATGGATGTGTATCTCGAGCAGGTCATGACATCCGGCTACCACCAGGCGCCCCTGGAGCAGGACGCCCGCCAGTTCGAGATCGGGCCCTGACAGGAGGAGCACCGCTCAAGGTGCGAACTACCCGCCGTAGGAGCCCTGCGTGCCCTTTAGGGTATGCCTGCAGGCGATCCTCTAACCTGACGGACCCGCTCATGAAAAAGTACCACCAGACACTAGACCTCACACCCGAATGTGATACTGTCCACAAAAACAATGAACAGGCTTCACAGCGGGCCAGGAAGGCTCGAATGATGTCGATTTGATGTCATTTAGGGAAAAGGAAGAAAAATGGGGATCGACTACAAGACACTCAAGAACCGTCAGCGCCAGGAACGGGATAACTACCCCGACAACCTGGGCCTGCGCGTCCACCGCGCCCTCAGCTGGTTCAACCGCGCCGAACAGGAAGCCGACCCGGACAGCCGCTTTATCTTCCTGTGGATCGCCTTCAACGCCGGCTATGCCAAAGCTATTCGCGTCCTGCTGGATCCACCCTGTGTCTATTTCTGTTTGCGGAATTACCAGAACGGCAAAAAAACCGGAGCGCAGTGGAGCTGTGGCTTGGGTGTGGTTAAAAAAGCGCCAATCCGACTTTGGCAAAACAGGGTGCCCTGCTGGCCGAGAACGGGAGTGTGATCTGCTGTAGCATACCAATACGGCTGATGGGCAAATAAGATGCGTCGAAAGCATTAGGCGTGTGCTCGGCGATCGCGCCAGTTCAGTAGGGAATCCTGGGTGCGGGTTGCTAGTTTTGAGTCGTGAGTAAGGAAATGCTGCAATGATTCCATATAGACATAACGCTGCCTGCGTGGCTCGCACATCAATATTTGAACTTTGCCTCTAATCAAGCTATTTCCGAGGCGATTAAAGGTCGAGTCTCAATCGGACCGGATCTTAAAAGGTGCATTTCTTCTGTTTGAGATGGAATGTAAAGCCAGTTTGCGGGCAATTTGGTCCAAGGTTCGAGCGAGAGCACTTAAATTACATTATTGGTCAATAAATGAACAATGGCGTGGTGAGGTTAGTAGCAGAGCTCCGGCTAGTTGTTGGATTTCTGGGCGAAAAGGCCCAGAGCGACTGGTGGGGAAGCAATTTCTTAGGTGGCACTAGTGGGGCATTTTTGGCGCCAGTATTTTCTCGTACCACGATGCTTGCTCGCTACCATGGTGTCTGCGAAGCAGCAACAATTGTGCATGATGAACATATTGGTCTGGGAGAAAATTTTCACTTATACCGACTCCCCGATGCTATTGAGCGTGCGGTGGCTCAAGAGGTTGCCGGTTTAGAGGAAAAACGGCTCTTGGATTCAGTGCTGTGCAGTAGTAGTGCCGCGTTGGATAGGCTAAAGACTCTGGCCGACGGGCAAGAACAGAAGGTCGAGGGGCCGGTGGTGGTAGGGAGTTATTCTGACGCAAATCTAGATGCCACGATGAGACAGTCTGCGCAGCACTACCTGATGGCATTTACTCAAGGCTACAAATGTTTTCCTTATTTGCGTGAGGCGACCTGAGCGTGTCCAGGGCCGTATATACAACTCAGCTGCAAGCGGGGCTCGGCCTTGTTGAAGAGACAAGGCTATTGTTGTCACTTTATGAAAAGAATCTCACTAGCAGCCAACTTTATGAGAAGGCTTTGAGTTCGGGCTTTTTTCCGCAGGTTTCAGCTCGGCGCTTAAGGAATATCGTCGTAGAGTGCTTTTTCCCAAGATATATAAAAACCGAATCGGCTCAGTACTTGAAGCGATTGGTGCCCAACTTGCAGTCTTCGACTATCAATCAATTGTTCTTGCTGTATACAGCATTCGCAAATGAAATTCTTCTGGACTTCATTCGTGAAGTGTACTGGGAGCGTTACTCTGGTGGTTTTGATGCTATTAGCACCGATGATGCCAAAGATTTTGTCTTGCATGCCGTTAGAGATGGGATGACGCAAAAAGCTTGGTCAGATACCACGATAAAAAGAGTCTCATCATATCTGCTTGGCTGTTGTGCGGATTATGGTCTGTTGTCATCCAGAAGAGGTTCCAAGCGCCATATACAGCCAGTTCGAATACAAGAAATAACAGCGCTATATCTGTCCTATGACCTTCATTTTAAGGGGTTTGGTGACAACGCAGTAATTAGTCATGCGGCTTGGTCGCTTTTTGGTCTCGAGAGCGCAGATGTCAGGGAAGAATTAAAACGGTTGGCAAAAAATGGCTGGATCATTGTGCAGTCGGCGGGCGATGTGACACGAATAAGCTGGCAATTCAAAACCATGGAGGAGGTGGTCAATGTCGTCACTCAAGGCTGATTTCAATGAGCTAATGGAGCGCATCAAGGCCGGTAGAGATTTTGGTCACGCAAGCTTTGAGCCCATTTTTTACCTGGTTTTTTCGCCTTCTTCAATACTGGAAGTCAAAAGGCAAATGCCTGCATGGGAAGCGAAGCTTCGTAACGACGGGTGGAGCGTGCATAAGTTTTCCATTGCTGAAGAAATACAGAAAATTCTCGATGCGGCGCCATTGAAAAAGATCTGGATCGCGGCAGATAACAAGGCGCCGTTGCAGTGGGAAAAAACTAACAAGGCATTGGCGAATGCGCTGACTAACGGTTCTCTACAGGAGCGCTTAGAAGCTGTGCTGCACGATCTCGAAGGTCAGCCCAGTGCTATTTTATTAGTGACAGATGTAGAAGCACTTCACCCTTACATGCGAATTGGTTCTATCGAGAGTCAGCTGCAGGGAAAATTTCATGTGCCTACTGTCTTCTTCTATCCTGGTGTAAGAACCGGAAAAACTCAGCTGAAGTTCCTGGGGTTCTACCCGGAAGATGGCAACTATCGATCAGTTCATGTAGGCGGCTAAAACATAGAATGAGTACTGTTTTGGGGAAAAACGATGGAAATTAAACAGTTATTCGATAGTAACAAAGATATCTATCGAACAATCGAAAAAGTTATCACCTACGGTGCGTCCCAAGAACAGCGCTTGAAGGCCGAAATCTCTGAGTACGTGGTGACGGAAAGCATCGAAGAGCAGTTCGAAAAACTGTTGGGAAAGATGCAGTCGGCCATGGAAGCCGGTGGGGAAAATGAAGTCGGCGTCTGGGTGTCGGGCTTTTATGGTTCGGGTAAAAGCTCATTTACTAAGTACCTGGGGCTGGCGTTTGATGATAGCGTTACCATCGACGGAACCCCTTTCATTCAGCATTTACAGAATCGTTTTAAGAAGCAAACCACTAAGCAGTTGCTATCTACCGTAGCAAAGCGATTCCCCGCGGCCGTGGTTATGCTTGACCTGGCCAGTACCCAGCTTGCCGATGCCAGCATGAAAGAGGTATCGACAGTTCTTTACTACAAGATCTTGGAATGGGCGGGCTATTCGCAAAACCTCAAGGTCGCCGCCTTTGAGCGCAGGCTGAAAAAGGAAGGCCGGTATGAGGAATTTCTCAACATCTTCTCCGACCAACTCGGCGGCGAGCAGTGGGCTAACTATCGCAACGACCCCCTGGTTGTAGATAGTGTGGTGCCAGAAATCGCGCACCAGATGTACCCTAATTACTTCAAAACCGCCGAATCATTCTCCACAGTAACCGAAGACTGGGTGGTGTTTACCGACCGGCAGGTAGAGGAGATGCTGGAGATTGCCCGTGAGGCGACTGGTAAGGAATACATCATCTTTATTGTGGATGAGGTGGGCCAGTATGTGGGTTCCCGTCAGAACCTGATCTTGAACCTGGACGGCCTGGCCAAAAACCTCAAAAACATCGGCGATGGCAAAGTCTGGATTGTCGGTACGGCTCAGCAAACCTTGACCGAGGATGATCCTAAAGCCTCGCTGAACTCACCAGAGCTGTACAAGCTAAAAGACCGCTTCCCCATTCAGATTGACCTTGAAGCCAACGATATCAAAGAGATTTGCTACAGCCGCTTGCTGGGCAAATCACCGAGTGGTGAAACGGAACTCGGTACCCTGTTCGATAAGCATGGCCAGGCCCTGCGTCACAACACCAAGCTGGTGGACGCTCGCGCCTATGGCGCCGATTTTGACAAGCAGACCTTTATCAATCTGTACCCGTTCCTGCCGGCGCACTTCGATATCCTGCTGCATCTGTTGGGCGCACTGGCGAAATCCACTGGCGGTATCGGCCTACGTTCTGCGATTAAGGTGATTCAGGACGTATTGGTAGAGGGTGCTGACCACAGTACCCCCATAGCCAACCAACCGGTGGGATGGCTGGCCACCACGGTCACTCTGTTCGATGCACTCAAGAAGGACATCGAAAAAGGCTACCTGTCGCTCTACCAATCGGTGGGCAAAGTAAAGATTCGCTTTCCTGACTCCAAGTTGCACCAGGATATCGCCAAGACGGTCTGTGTTCTGCAAATCCTGGGCAATCTACCCATCTCTATTCAGAACGTCACCAGTCTCATGCATGGTGGTGTTGCCGATGTATCGGCGGCAGATCAGGTAAAGAAGGCGGTCGAAGAGCTGATTAGTGATGCCATCGTGCCGCTGGGTGAGCAAGATGGCAATCTGTGCTTCCACAGCGAAAAACTCAACGACATAGAGCAGGAGCGGGGCACGATCCCCCTGCGGGCGGTAGAGCTGCGCCGTATTCAAAATGAAACCTTGCGCGAGGCCTACTCGCCACTGCCCTCAACCCACCTGAATGGCACTTTGTCGGTACAAACGGGGCTCAAGGCGCAAACGTCCGGAGGCGTGCCTGCCTCACTTTCCGGTGAACGTAATACTGTACAAACCGTGGTCGAGCTGGTTGACCCCACCGACTACGAAGCCGCCAAGGCCAGGCTGACCGAAGAGAGCCGCCACAAGAGCGCCAATTACACCATCTTGCTGTTTGGCCGTACCTCGCCAGAGATGGAGGAATTGACCGCAGAAATCTACCGCAGCAAAGAGATCGTCAATAAATACCGCAACGAGCCGGATCAAGAGGTCAAGGAATACTGCAACGGCCAAACCGATCGCGCCAATCGCCTGATGGGTGAATTGGAACGACTGATTAAGCGCAGCCTGGTTCAAGGGTCGTTTATCTTCCGGGGTGAGGTCACCGCAGTAGAGAGCATCAACCAGGATCTGATCGAGGCGGCGCGCAAGCATCTCGCCAGCGTGGCCGAGCAAGTCTTTGATCGGTACA belongs to Alcanivorax sediminis and includes:
- a CDS encoding HEPN domain-containing protein, whose amino-acid sequence is MGIDYKTLKNRQRQERDNYPDNLGLRVHRALSWFNRAEQEADPDSRFIFLWIAFNAGYAKAIRVLLDPPCVYFCLRNYQNGKKTGAQWSCGLGVVKKAPIRLWQNRVPCWPRTGV
- a CDS encoding BrxA family protein; the protein is MSRAVYTTQLQAGLGLVEETRLLLSLYEKNLTSSQLYEKALSSGFFPQVSARRLRNIVVECFFPRYIKTESAQYLKRLVPNLQSSTINQLFLLYTAFANEILLDFIREVYWERYSGGFDAISTDDAKDFVLHAVRDGMTQKAWSDTTIKRVSSYLLGCCADYGLLSSRRGSKRHIQPVRIQEITALYLSYDLHFKGFGDNAVISHAAWSLFGLESADVREELKRLAKNGWIIVQSAGDVTRISWQFKTMEEVVNVVTQG
- a CDS encoding BREX protein BrxB domain-containing protein → MSSLKADFNELMERIKAGRDFGHASFEPIFYLVFSPSSILEVKRQMPAWEAKLRNDGWSVHKFSIAEEIQKILDAAPLKKIWIAADNKAPLQWEKTNKALANALTNGSLQERLEAVLHDLEGQPSAILLVTDVEALHPYMRIGSIESQLQGKFHVPTVFFYPGVRTGKTQLKFLGFYPEDGNYRSVHVGG
- a CDS encoding BrxE family protein → MNNGVVRLVAELRLVVGFLGEKAQSDWWGSNFLGGTSGAFLAPVFSRTTMLARYHGVCEAATIVHDEHIGLGENFHLYRLPDAIERAVAQEVAGLEEKRLLDSVLCSSSAALDRLKTLADGQEQKVEGPVVVGSYSDANLDATMRQSAQHYLMAFTQGYKCFPYLREAT
- a CDS encoding helix-turn-helix transcriptional regulator, producing the protein MARTAGKNAADWPLRWDLLLRYRLIEVIALWEGRLTTNHLVRAFGIGRQQASKDINLYLNEYAPGNLEYDLSLKGYKPAKAFKPVFTRGKADEYLQMMHSREDLSCAFEALDVRELNTEVLLPPSRDLRPAVLRPILQACREGLRVEIEYTSLNNPEPEYRVIQPHTVVHNGMRWHVRAWCEKNSDYRDFVLSRIMDKPEITLPGEQGADQDKAWQKSLTLKVVPDPRLSDAQQKVIARDYGMTRGALAIPCRAAMANYIVQLLRLDDHDHRGPEAQQVVLGNYDVVKKWLWTGTN
- a CDS encoding HupE/UreJ family protein, whose protein sequence is MRRSLLAIFLLCALTSTATAHGLVPMLLKAEQTAPDTFQVSLKSGVPQAQTPVPIFPEACQVTPGRRWREERAHWSVWRLRCTSVPTEIRLDGLGDYQAVAQLYNRDGLSHSRLLTAQSPSLALRHSPQNVDVLAGATLSGVVHLLAGWDHLLFIIGLTLWLRRGKPLLIAITSFTLGHSLTLALATTGLLTVPVTMAELAIAASLLFMAVQLSRPAARRTGTAVVMAAPLLFGLLHGLGFANVLNAQGLQGADLIVTLLGFNLGLELAQLLAVAAVLLIHMLMQRQAQHLQTVAVYAIGSLAIFWMWERALLLTV
- a CDS encoding peptidylprolyl isomerase — translated: MRQPLLHCVLIGSLAFFVYGGIAEDTAPVRREIHFSAADIDTLKTEWRQQLGRPLTPEEFAASLQATVDERILIEEALARGWDRTDPIVRRRLRDNLAFTEHGHDDDADLLATAKALGMPLLDPVVRKRLLLRMQATLRSEAEVVPSDEQLARYAASAETTARRWHLSHVLRTGPSAESQLRALSDIAPEAAARHSEPFLAGNIFTHATDRSLAKAFGPGFVKQLEALPTRQWAGPVSSVFGEHLVWIEQRQTQQIPVDRDKAYLAWHAAQEHAALQRGLAALRQQYRVSWED
- a CDS encoding DUF3604 domain-containing protein translates to MKAVLPTLLGCLLLAACGGDSSDGAAPSTAAADTRPTPNQPQTPAPPPPEVLTCDRTPPNPLRNAYFGELHLHTVYSLDAVAAQLTPEGAYQFALGQPVAAPPYDAAGNSLIPPYQIDRPLDFAAITDHGEWLGERQLCEDPALDPVAYASPECQTYRQDRELGFLLFGGGWAGFGQLVQFPNLSLEEPLLLTDNEVHRPLFCGVTGEKCRAAARGPWLDIQLQAERFNQPGCFTAFNGYEYTMSPMSDNMHRNVIFVGDEVPEAPVSVYEAPDPSLLWQQLDEACTGDCDYLTIPHNSNLSNGRMFAGPDEDGYDIADKRRAEPLIEIFQVKGDSECVQAENGSPNDPLCDFEKLPATNFFEFFLGVNPIPAAPEHLNYVRHGLKEGLLIEESKGANPFQYGFIASTDSHFGLPGAVDEDNFVGHRDVPPAQGVKDDYFNNPGGLAVVWAEENTRESLFAAMQRKETYGTSGPRMQLRVFGGSTELLPEDLCQRGGRAFVETGYAAGVPMGGELHAGQGTPRFAVWATADTFPRENDRSVSVPLERVQIVKGWIEKDANGQSQAREQVYDIATGNSDWSLDDDTCQVSGDGPRQMCAVWDDPDFQADQSAFYYARVVEAPTCRWLTRQCLNAPADLDCSDPQEEWAACCEIENGNTPTRLQERAWASPIWYKQ